TTCTGGAGACACATACTCAATTTTGTATCATCCACACTTTACAGCTGGGACTGACCTGTCAGTGTGAGAGACCGATAACATCCTGTTTTGTGTAAATTACTATCATTTGTTAGTTTCTGTCTAGGCCTTGGGCTTGGCGATATAGCTAAAATATGTCTCAGTATGCCTCAATATTTTGATTATATTCTATATGTatctctatatttaagtatttgctTAAATTACTTTGATTTTACATGTTTAACCAAGATATAATACCATAGTACTCATTTTTGTATCATACACACTTGCCAGCTGGGATTCTattcaaatgctctttttgctaCCATAGTCTAAACAACCTCATTCTCACAGTTCATAAAATGAAGAATCCCGAAACTAAAGTAAAACGTATGGCCTTtaggaaacttaatggccaaatataaAGCGCTTTAAAATAACTGCAGCATCATTTCATTTTACTAGCAATATCATTGCaaatctatttgtctgtctgtctgtctgtctgtctatatcgcCCGAGACAAAGAGGAATCTAGAGTAAAGGTAAGACTTTAGTAAacgtaatggccaaataaaaagcgcATTAAAATCAATGcgatattcacaatgttttgaaatTTTGTATCGTCAGCAATTCACTGCGAATATATCATGAATATGTGatatatatcacccagccctatatAGCTCTAATCTCATACACAACATACGCTCAGAACAGCTGCACTCTCTTTCAGACTCAATGACGCACTAAACTTGGTTAGGCAATTTACTACACAACTTTATTTCAGCTGgtttcttttttcatttgtcAAAATAGTTAAACAATCTAGAATTCTATCTTTACAGGTTTAACGTGTTACATCCCCTCAGATCTAATCAAGTCTACTCTGTTTTTCATTCATTGGTTAATACAACTCAGGAGAAACaacacatgtactgtatactCACAATATATCAAAATACACGTAACAATCAcatgacatcactgtcttaaaataaaaaaataaaaaacaacctttttctctatttttctctccaaataaTATACTCAAAGCCACAACATCTGAAACTCAAACAAATTATTTAAGACTGCTCTGGCTACAGTGTTTGATAACATAATAGCTTCCTTTTACTCTCAAACAACACTCAGAAAATTCACAGAGGGTTTGGGATGTGTGAAAAAGAGTGGGTAAagaatattaaaggaatgtgCACACACTAGCTCTAGAGTGTCTGGCTACCCTCTTGCAGCTAACATTAAAAACTGCTGCAGTAAGACCTATAACTGGCAGATCTTGGCCCCTCCCACTTTCTCACAGTAATCTTTCCTTTCCTCCCCACTCCTCTCATCTCTTCATCTAACTGTGGATCTGAAGCCTGTTGAACACACACAGGGTAAAACACATCACAAGTCATCCTATGTAACTCTTCTGTGGAGTCTGTGCATTCCAGATGTGGAGCTGAACTTACCACTGACAAATATACATGTTAATATCGTCTGGACCCATAGCCCCCGCCTCCACCACCAGAGCCGTAGCCGCCTGAATATAACAATACAAAAGAAGCAttgttttaatttgataaaaataatgaaatacaaaattaaatgcaccaaacattttatgaaaaacaaaCTACACTTAcagtatgaatttcattgcattttaaGTGTACTTCCTTAAATTCAAATTCTAATTACATCCTGTTTCCTACCACAATGGAAATTCTATTCAAATTGAGGAAGTGAATAGGAAAATAAAAGGCATTCTTCCAGTCAATTCTGAATGATGCACAAACCTGCTGTAGTGGTATAGTGATGGTATTAGATGGTAACACCATAGTACTTTGCTACATAGCCAAAAAGTCCCATGATACTGAATTTTGTATTACtacaaagtacttcaaagaataccatggtctTTTTTGTTGGCGCTGGAAGCTGCTGAGAGGGGCTGGGAATTGATAAGAGATTTTGCAGATTCGATTCTATTCACAAGCTCTTGAGTTGATTACAATGTATTTAGGTTATACAGGTATTTCAGGTATAATGTCCATTTTACTTGCATATGAgaaaaattctctctcagctcatgctgttaattataaagtacatttaaaaacaaattatcattCGCTCATcatcatttgtcacattttagcattttcttttttagtgctgtcagtcggtTGAAAAAGACAAATTTGGGCttattttgtacatcaaatagcgctAAGTGctcctttctccataattttatcactggCAGGGAAGCACTGTccgagattattttatttactgaaatAACATCCATGGCTCTATCACAGGAGAAAGCATAActgtcaactagcgtgttacgactGGACCACCCATAGAATGCCTACGGGACcgtgttatgctattttatgctaagcttgtgtGCGTTAATCTTTTTTAATTTAATCACATGCGTTAACGAATTAATCTGACAGCtctaaaaaatttacaaattccatgtattccatcaattaaTATGTATTGAAAAtttatatattatgttatttattacattacattaatttttactaTACTGCAGTGACATAGCACATGTGGCGGCTTACGcttttctctgcagcatccacgcacaacttgccatgcACCCTACCGagtgtgagaaccacattatagcaaccacgaggaggttactccatgtgactctaccctccctagcaacagggccaatttggttgcttaggagacctggctggagtcactcagcacaccctggattcaaacttgcgactccaggggtggtaggtaGCGTcgttacttgctgagctacccaggcccccctgtaACAAGGTTCTTAAgatggcaaggaggaggcgggaaccatgTCAACTCAGCGGCAAGCGTGTGTCATCATGGCCTGGCCACTCccccctcctcatcacactccacCACCAGATTCAGGCCAGGGAGACCTCCGGCCTGACTTACTCCCCCCACTTCCTGGAGGGGAGGTTTTGCCCTTTCGGCCATACTTCCACTGGCCGGCCTTACCAGCCTCCTGGGAAACTtagagacgaggggagggaagagagaaagagcaagTGGGATAGACAGaacgagggagagagagagagaaaaagaagctCGCCGGTTCCTGGACACGCTGTCGCCTGGTCCTTGGCTAGCTGGGCCTCCAGTACCACCTTACCATCCAGTACCACCTTACCATATCTCTTTGGCATTGCGACCCTCCAACAGCGGTGAGGGCTCTCCGACAGCGCATCCCTACTCCCTctcgggcttcggcaccaatgtaataaAGTTTGTGATGGGGTGAAAGGAGGGAGCGGGAGACGGTGAAATAAAACTCAAAAAGGTAATTTTACAACACAAAACTCGCTTTCAGCGAACTGTCAATACATGCCCTCTCTGGGTGTGTGTGCATGGgtagctctctctctcgaactggtgtctccggccCAGCCTTATCTCTCTCTCGCTGATTAGTCACCTCAGCACCAGTCAGCATCATCATGGCCTCACCCCCCTCCGCGTCACAATCTCacagatgtgttttgactgaGCGCATATTAACGAGAGTGGAGTCGCCTGGCTTCTTTACTGCATccgtgctatgtgtgattagaatgaaaGGTTTCTTGTTggttgttgtttttagtttttatcaacaactgactatAATAAGCAGAAAGGACATGaagatctcgtctttggacacacattacaaaaCTTTTACTCAACTCGCTGTGAAAGGATCTCAATGCTAAACTTCAACactatattacaaatattatattacaaataaCTGGTGTGTGAAacctgaacatttaccagccagtggctaatcacagacatttttaatcGCATAACGCAAAATTTGGTCAGATGtgcaagtgatttactcacaTTCTGGAGTGTTGCTGTATTGATTGAAAGAACAATCTTGAGATTTTAAGAATCGatagagattgttcaaatgaaaaatcgcaattaaacagaaaatcaatatttttaaccAGCCCTACTGCCGAGTTGATGTCGACCGATAGTGTATTTTACGGATAATGATAACTAAGTTGGGTAGTACCTGCCGATAACCAATTAATaaaccaatagtttttaaaattgatactaaataaaaaaataacactcaaagtaaaatagtgttgaactttattacaaaaataaatagtacTGACTGAACTATGAATatgtattgtactttttaaaattaaataaatatttaattaaaaaaagtacaatacattttcatggttcagccagtactatttatttttgtaattaatatcagactttaaaattcaaatattagttcatatatatGAACTAATAATGGAATTTTAAAGTCTGATTTGAAGCTGAATTTTAAATTGACGTTGTTTCCATAGTCCAAAAGAGGATATATACATaagaataaatacataaaccattcagcaccattatattattgcatagaacgTTCCAATACTGActgttaaaaaagagcatttcattttcaattaatgtgcataaaataaataaacgaaAAGTTTTAGTCTGTCCATATTCTCATATGATATGTCAAAAGTAAAATTATTGGGGaaacgcttcaatagacagttcacatggtgttacacttgcactgattcctactactccaaacacaagcttcataataacagagaaataccacattgttttttattcagtacagctgtatgtagagtagcaatattcacagatagcagcgGCATTCGTCTGAACTCGGTTGTGAAGCAGCTCAGACTATGAGCTCAGGCAAGGGGCTTTTCAaatggaacacaacagactggaacgcAGGATCTCGAGACAaatatttccaagttgaacaactttcctgacaaagcatttaaacaactcattgcttaatctgagaaacgcttataCAGACATACTTACCTAATAGGTCTTTAAGATCTGCTGACAAATTATTATTGCATATTGCTCAGTCATGTTTATCTGCAAGGGTGATAGAGCCTTTGCAGTTGCTGCCCCTAGGCTATGGAATCAACTACCACTTGACATTAGACAAGCTTCATCACTGTCtatttttaaatgcagtcttAAAATGCACTTTTTGCAGTATTAATTGAGATTGTCTTGTCACATTTTATTGCatgtattttcatgtatttgttttatttgactgTATTGTAGATTTTTCTGTTCAGCACttcggtcagctttgctgtgtttgagtgtgctttagaaataaattttacttatactttttctatgtaaacgtgcactagacgaacgtctttgtttccctttgttttaTTCTCGTGCAGGAGTGCTGTTTTTTAGATGATTTCTCTAattaaaattaactttaaaaacattgatggtaacaatcgtgacatttaaacatttcggTAGGACTTgcgtgtatttttgtcacattgttctaaccgcttgaggttagaTTTAATGTTAGCAGCCTCTCAGTcttgtcggcaaacatactgGTACTAATGTTGCttctagtcaacaaattaattacttaataatgatatgacaacatgtacagTCTACATaccttttcattgttgatgttttaaatctgcatctgaAGTGTTTCGCTCCATGCAGTGTAGTCtcatgtgtcaaaacaaacaccacaaggcattaGTGAagttatttcacctctagaggtcGCTCTCATGCTGTATAAAGACAGCGGAGCCTTCCCAGCCATTCCAGCATTGGATGCAACGGGGAAAAactatcggtgtggatttttgccgataaccggtagttccagaaatctgttatcagtgctgattaatcagcaaaaccgatatatcggttgacctctactgCCGAGTAATgagtattgatttatttatttacctccGTAAGGTCCTGAGTTCCTTCCTCCAAAATTATTTCCCTTCATGGGGCCGTAGTTGGACCGCTGCCCTCCATAATTCCCAAATTCATTGTAGTTTCCACATCCTCCCCCGCCTCCACCACCACCGAAGTTACCTGAGATCACAATTCAAGTATGTGAATTATAGAGTGATTACAGAGATagcaatacaaatattaataagtcATATGTAAATGCATTTCACCATGCCAATGCATGCTAAACTTTACAGCTAAATTAGTGTCTTAGCTTTAATGATTATGTACCTCCAAAATTTCCTCCATCATTGTAGATATCATATCCTCCAAAGCCCCCTCCGCCTTGGTTACCATATCCAGGACCTCCACCATATCCCCCACGCCCACCTCCACAGCCAGGACCCCCACCATAGTTACCACCTAACACCAAAGATGCATGCACGAATGAGTACTTCAGTGGTAATGCCTTCAAACTTTAATTAACACAGACTAATTGTTTATGACATGTGCCAGAGCTTCGTAACAGTTAAAATAGTGTTGGCATCTCTGGAAATGTGAGatataaaatactttttctaTAAACTGATGTTTCAAAGATCAATGCAAATACAACCTTTCAGCAAAGCACTGTGGCGAATATTGCCagtaataaacaattattttttctttttttttttaaaaaggattctTATTTAATGTTTGCATAATAGTACTGTCCCCACCAAATCCATTGTATCCATCTCCTTCATAGCCTCCCCGGCCTCCTCCATACCCCCCTATAAAAACACAACAGGATTAAAAGTTATCACAGGTTTATTTAAACTTTAGGTATCAACATACAAACTGTGATGTAAGCTACACTTTAGATGGGATCATGCACAGTATCAGATGTCATCTAACCTCTGCCAGAGTTGCCACCTCCGAAGTTTCCACCTCTGCCCATAAAATTGCCCCCACCCTCACCACGATCTGAAAGACAGAAATACCACTGAAGATGACCTATTCTTGCgctatacagtgaggaaaataagtatttgaacaccctgctattttgcaagttctcccacttagaaatcatggaggggtctgaaattgtcatagtaggtgcatgtccactgtgagagacataatctaaaaaaaaaatccagaaatcacaatgtatgattttttaactatttatttgtatgatacagctgcaaataagtatttgaacacctgagaaaatcaatgttaatatttggtacagtagcctttgtttgcaattacagaggtcaaagcgtttcctgtagtttttcaccaggtttgcacacacagcaggagggattttggcccactcctccacacagatcttctctagatcagtcaggtttctgggctgtcagctgagaaacacggagtttcagctccctccaaagattctctattgggtataggtctggagactggctaggccacgccagaaccttgatatgcttcttacagagccactccttggttatcctggctgtgtgcttgggtcattgtcatgttggaaggcccagcctcgacccatcttcaatgctctaactgagggaaggaggttgttccccaaaatctcgcaatacatggcccggtcatcctctccttaatacagtgcagtcagccctgtcccatgtgcagaaaaacacccccaaagcatgatgctaccacccccatgcttcacagtagggatggtgttcttgggatggtactcatcattcttcttcctccaaacacggttaatggaattatgaccaaaaagttctattttggtctcatctgaccacatgactttctcccatgactcctctggatcatccaaatggtcattggcaaacttaagacaggccttgacatgtgctagtttaagcaggggaaccttccgtgccatgcatgatttcaaaccatgacgtcttagtgtattactaacagtaaccttggaaacggtggtcccagctcttttcaggtcattgaccagctcctcccctgtagttctgggctgatttctcacctttcttaggatcattgagaccacacgaggtgagatcttgcaaggagccccagtccgagggagattgacagtcatgtttagcttcttccattttctaatgattgctccaacagtggaccttttttcaccaagctgcttggcaatttcccgtagccctttccagccttgtggaggtgtacaattttgtctctagtgtctttggacagctctttggtcttggtcatgttagtagttggattcttactgattgtatggggtggacaggtgtctttatgcacctaatgacctcaaataggtgcatctaatttaggataataaatggagtggaggtggacattttaaaggcagactaacaggtctttgagggtcagaattctagctgatagacaggtgttcaaatacttatttgcagctgtatcatacatataaatagttaaaaaatcatacattgtgatttctggatttttttttttagattatgtctctcacagtggacatgcacctacgatgacaatttcagacccctccatgttttctaagtgggagaacttgcaaaatagcagggtgttcaaatacttattttcctcactgtatattttaATGACACATGATGTAAAATGCCTGCACTACAAGCATAGGCAATGTTAGAGCTTCTAACACAAAAGCAACATAAAAACGTATTGTAAATCAGATGATTTTGACCAATTATGATTGGTAATGACGTTGCGGAGTTTGCTTAATAAAATAAACGTTTTATGAAAAtgtgtgtccttaatatttttaacatgtagtAACTATTTAATGAAAGCAAGAAGGCATTCAAGGCCCAGCAATATTGTAAACGTGTACTGTGCCTATTAACGGCCTTTAGCCTTATTGCTTatcccttgtgcgaccttcgggacatttgtgTCTTTTTCACAAAAGTTCATTCCAAAGGCATAAatttagccaaaggtgtgtatttttgggggaattttgatatttcaacctcagttcctataatacactgagtacacaaaatagttacactcaggacctaaTGTAACCCAttcaaactgcaatatttgatcccactGCCATTAAAGTTCACAagttctatgatattatgctttcagtTCAGAGTcctggcttcaaaatctaagtatttaatattttccaccagatggcacaagttttctcatgtttagccaatggagtaaatacatgcttttttcctattttctgtttgctgtattatagagcactgcaggtcaattgaataaattatgcagctaaaattgtgtgggtatgttggtatggatgtcagagtgtgttttgtatgtgcgtattgagaaatg
The Xyrauchen texanus isolate HMW12.3.18 chromosome 14, RBS_HiC_50CHRs, whole genome shotgun sequence genome window above contains:
- the LOC127654854 gene encoding heterogeneous nuclear ribonucleoprotein A3-like isoform X2, giving the protein MRDPGNKRSRGFGFVTYACISEVDTAMSARPHKVDGRVVEPKRAVSREDSNKPGAHLTVKKIFVGGIKEDTEEYHVREYFEPYGKIESIDIMEERPTGKKRGFCFVTFDDHDTVDKIVAQKYHTINSHNCEVRKALPKQEMQAVSNQRYRGEGGGNFMGRGGNFGGGNSGRGGYGGGRGGYEGDGYNGFGGNYGGGPGCGGGRGGYGGGPGYGNQGGGGFGGYDIYNDGGNFGGNFGGGGGGGGCGNYNEFGNYGGQRSNYGPMKGNNFGGRNSGPYGGGYGSGGGGGGYGSRRY